Proteins from a single region of Bacteroidota bacterium:
- the dinB gene encoding DNA polymerase IV, with the protein MGVERVVVHMDLDTFFVSVERLKDSRLMHKPVLVGGTGDRAVVASCSYEARAFGVHSAMPMRQAKMLCPEAIIVRGDYEHYSKYSNMVTDIIQEKVPLYEKSSIDEFYIDMSGMDKFFGTYGYMQEVRNKVIRETGLPLSFGLSENKTVSKVATGEAKPNNHLKIEYGIEKTFLAPLSVRKIPMVGEVTAQLLRKMGIVKIKTVQEMPLEIMDNILGENGKTIWKKANGIDNSPVTPYTERKSISSEETFETDTIDVKRMKTILAGMTERLAYQLRRENKLTSNVSVKIRYSDFETHTKQLRIPYTSADHTLIKIVKDLFEKLYDRRVLIRLIGVRFSGLVSGGYQINLLEDSEHIIKLYQEMDLLRKRYGEGAIKRVG; encoded by the coding sequence ATGGGAGTTGAGCGTGTGGTGGTGCATATGGATTTGGACACCTTTTTTGTTTCGGTGGAGCGATTAAAAGATTCGCGTTTGATGCATAAGCCGGTGTTGGTTGGAGGAACGGGTGATCGTGCGGTGGTGGCGTCGTGCAGTTATGAAGCGCGGGCGTTTGGGGTCCATTCAGCGATGCCGATGCGTCAGGCGAAGATGTTATGTCCCGAAGCCATAATAGTTCGTGGTGATTATGAGCATTATTCGAAGTATTCGAACATGGTTACGGATATTATTCAGGAGAAGGTGCCCTTGTATGAGAAGTCGTCGATAGATGAATTTTATATTGACATGAGTGGGATGGATAAATTTTTCGGGACGTATGGTTACATGCAGGAGGTTCGGAATAAGGTGATACGGGAGACGGGCCTGCCGCTGTCGTTTGGGTTATCGGAAAACAAGACGGTATCGAAGGTAGCCACGGGGGAAGCGAAGCCGAATAATCACCTGAAGATAGAATATGGGATTGAAAAAACGTTTTTAGCGCCATTGTCGGTGAGGAAGATTCCGATGGTTGGGGAGGTTACAGCGCAGTTGTTGCGTAAAATGGGCATAGTAAAAATCAAGACGGTTCAGGAGATGCCTCTGGAAATTATGGATAATATTCTGGGGGAGAATGGGAAAACGATATGGAAAAAGGCAAACGGGATTGATAATTCGCCGGTAACACCTTACACGGAGCGCAAATCTATTTCAAGTGAAGAAACATTTGAAACGGATACGATAGATGTGAAGCGGATGAAAACAATTTTGGCGGGGATGACGGAGCGCCTGGCTTATCAGTTGCGGCGGGAGAATAAGCTCACCTCAAATGTATCTGTGAAAATAAGATATTCCGATTTTGAAACGCATACGAAACAGTTGCGAATTCCATACACTTCTGCTGATCACACTTTAATAAAAATTGTAAAAGACCTTTTTGAAAAACTATACGACCGTCGTGTGTTAATCCGGTTAATAGGTGTACGTTTTTCAGGTTTGGTAAGTGGTGGATATCAAATTAATTTATTAGAAGATTCAGAACATATCATTAAACTTTATCAAGAAATGGATTTATTAAGAAAAAGGTATGGGGAAGGGGCTATTAAACGGGTTGGGTGA